A genomic window from Candidatus Kouleothrix ribensis includes:
- a CDS encoding hexose kinase — MILCVTPNPAIDRTLELPQIVLGAVLRAKHAHIAAGGKGLNVARVARTLGQPVICAGFLGGDSGRLVARLAEHEQLPGAWTWIDGETRTCTILVDQAGHDATVINEVGPHVAPADWLRLTAQVARAASDAAAVCLSGSLPPGSAPGDYGALVRTLRAAGRPIWIDTSGAALAAAIEAGGASIKVNADEAAALVGAPLGRPDTALAAARELQRRTGAAVVLTLGGAGAVLANEQGSWHAQPPAIRVVSSVGSGDAFLAALVVALVRGQAAPAALCQAVAAGAANALSVGGGQIDTAIYQQLLAGSVCEQLD; from the coding sequence ATGATCCTGTGTGTCACCCCCAACCCGGCGATCGACCGCACGCTCGAGCTGCCGCAGATCGTGCTCGGCGCGGTGCTACGCGCCAAGCACGCGCATATCGCAGCCGGCGGCAAGGGCCTGAACGTGGCCCGCGTGGCGCGCACGCTCGGCCAGCCTGTGATCTGCGCCGGCTTCCTGGGCGGCGATAGCGGGCGGCTGGTGGCGCGGCTGGCCGAACACGAGCAGCTGCCCGGCGCGTGGACCTGGATCGATGGCGAGACGCGCACATGCACCATCCTGGTCGATCAGGCCGGCCACGACGCAACTGTGATCAACGAGGTTGGCCCGCATGTCGCGCCAGCCGATTGGCTACGCCTGACTGCCCAGGTGGCGCGCGCCGCCAGCGACGCGGCGGCGGTCTGCCTGAGCGGTAGCCTGCCGCCCGGCTCGGCCCCAGGCGATTACGGTGCGCTGGTGCGCACGCTTCGCGCGGCCGGCCGGCCGATCTGGATCGATACCAGCGGCGCGGCGCTGGCGGCCGCGATCGAGGCGGGCGGTGCCAGCATCAAGGTCAACGCCGACGAGGCCGCCGCGCTGGTGGGCGCGCCGCTTGGCCGGCCCGACACGGCGCTGGCGGCCGCACGCGAGCTGCAGCGCCGCACCGGCGCGGCGGTGGTGCTGACCCTGGGTGGCGCAGGCGCAGTGCTGGCCAACGAGCAGGGCAGCTGGCACGCCCAACCGCCGGCCATCCGCGTGGTCAGCTCGGTTGGCAGTGGCGATGCGTTTCTGGCGGCGCTGGTGGTAGCGCTCGTGCGCGGCCAGGCCGCGCCGGCCGCGCTGTGCCAGGCCGTGGCGGCCGGTGCGGCTAACGCACTCTCGGTTGGGGGCGGCCAGATCGACACGGCGATCTACCAGCAGCTGCTGGCAGGCAGCGTGTGCGAACAGCTTGATTAA